In a single window of the Raphanus sativus cultivar WK10039 chromosome 9, ASM80110v3, whole genome shotgun sequence genome:
- the LOC108824901 gene encoding putative B3 domain-containing protein At2g27410, with amino-acid sequence MNNPVSPRVSSPPSEWWKLHLLADVAAAMSEYQKAEAQIGEEEKARIFVNFPRKKRSCLFRRSSSMSTQCTTTCVIDKQSSVACAEGNKEEMSLKKREIFGRFEVGSCSISTQERELIQNPNLTPLSSVFNECKKRRPINFCQEEEEEEEEERNLKKRRIASIPEWLEEINGYDPKLVLAKKLYKSDIDKVQSRLSLPSNQVVNSDFLSEEESRVIYEQSVLKNRTEGLSVVLVDPLLKKHVVDLRKWKMGGNWNYVFVDGWNQVVSTNTFKVGNVYHVWSFRSGGGNLCFALVPPRNSSDSGHVGSSSGLSSW; translated from the coding sequence ATGAACAACCCTGTTAGTCCTAGGGTTTCATCACCGCCGAGTGAATGGTGGAAGTTGCATTTGTTGGCGGATGTCGCCGCCGCCATGTCGGAGTACCAAAAAGCAGAGGCCCAGATTGGCGAAGAAGAAAAAGCCAGAATCTTTGTCAATTTCccaagaaagaagagaagctgTCTCTTTCGTCGATCATCTTCGATGTCAACACAATGTACGACAACGTGTGTGATCGATAAACAGAGTTCAGTTGCTTGCGCGGAGGGTAACAAAGAAGAGATGAGTCTCAAGAAACGCGAAATCTTTGGTCGTTTTGAGGTGGGTTCGTGTTCAATATCCACACAAGAGCGAGAACTaatccaaaaccctaatttgaCTCCTCTTTCTTCCGTCTTCAACGAGTGCAAGAAACGTCGTCCTATTAACTTctgccaagaagaagaagaagaagaagaagaagagagaaacctcaagaaacgcagAATCGCCTCGATCCCGGAGTGGCTCGAAGAGATCAACGGATACGATCCAAAGCTGGTCTTAGCAAAGAAGCTGTACAAGAGTGATATCGACAAAGTCCAGTCACGTCTCTCATTGCCTTCAAACCAAGTGGTTAATTCAGATTTTCTATCGGAGGAGGAGAGCAGAGTCATATACGAACAGTCGGTACTCAAGAATCGTACGGAAGGACTAAGTGTTGTTCTGGTGGATCCTCTGTTAAAGAAGCATGTGGTTGATCTAAGGAAGTGGAAGATGGGTGGAAACTGGAACTACGTCTTTGTTGATGGTTGGAACCAAGTTGTGTCCACCAACACGTTTAAGGTCGGCAACGTCTATCATGTCTGGTCTTTCAGATCCGGAGGAGGTAATCTCTGCTTTGCCCTCGTCCCTCCTAGAAACTCCAGCGATTCTGGTCACGTTGGCTCTAGTTCCGGCCTCTCTTCTTGGTGA
- the LOC108827992 gene encoding protein SPA1-RELATED 2 produces MDESSVGDVSSSINEAEAAHIQFKNGQQSLKPDEIQETKQVQAEVQPSSPDSSFGVIADFLDGKNVNETENEPCSSRQNANDDDDVVEELTVKTCEGSSVAIVGSSSSRGARLEINRSQLLHREGEKGITSILRNAGKSSTGEQVSVEPVEALAHGGGIKTKMLSQSGFSQFFVKKTLKGKGVTFRGPPLNRSKPTNLDQQSVASPLVTSKNTPAKVSGSTPLAVEAFGVFSLKGGSPSSCTNPSDSGCGGEGLSLRDWLKAERQEVNKAEGLRIFRLIVEHVDDSHSQGVVLCDLCPSLFKILKENEVKYVGSGFQRESSGKTLSQLEKPLVRRRLGDTGFASSPGFPAKKQKASGPSSRQWPMFQRAGNVNIQTENDFGATQELRLRSSQPQCSPSARSFTSMSEQLEVKWYASPEELRDETCSVSSNIYSLGILLFELLSQFQSERAREAAMSDIRHRILPPKFLSENPKEAGFCLWLLHPEPSCRPSTRDILQSEVVNGIPDLYAEGLSLAIEQEDTESELLQHFLVLSQEQRQKHAGNLMEEIVSLEADIEEIVKRRCAISPVSVGEASSSSLASSVPEKRLVTNIKQLESAYFGARIDVHLPEARYRLRPDRDLLRNRDESVISEHENSETWSSDDRVGAFFDGLCKYARYSKFETRGVLRTGELNNTSNVICSLGFDRDEDYFATAGVSKKIKIFEFSSLFNESVDIHYPAVEMSNRSKLSGVCWNNYIRNYLASSDYDGIIKLWDVTTGQAISHFIEHEKRAWSVDFSEACPTKLASGSDDCSVKLWNINERNCLGTIRNIANVCCVQFSPQSSHLLAFGSSDFRTYCYDTRNLRTPWCILSGHNKAVSYAKFLDSETLVTASTDNTLKLWDLKKTTHGGLSTNACSLTFGGHTNEKNFVGLSTADGYIACGSETNEVYAYHRSLPMPITAYKFGSIDPITGKEIEEDNNLFVSSVCWRKRSNMVVSASSNGSIKVLQLV; encoded by the exons ATGGATGAAAGCTCAGTCGGTGATGTGAGCAGCAGCATCAACGAAGCCGAAGCTGCTCATATCCAATTCAAAAATGGTCAGCAATCTCTTAAACCGGACGAAATCCAGGAAACCAAACAAGTTCAGGCTGAGGTTCAGCCCAGTTCTCCTGACAGCTCCTTTGGAGTGATAGCTGATTTTTTAGACGGTAAGAATGTGAACGAGACAGAGAATGAACCGTGTTCTAGCCGCCAGAACGCTAATGATGACGACGACGTGGTTGAGGAGTTGACTGTTAAAACCTGCGAAGGATCGAGCGTGGCTATTGTTGGTAGTTCGAGTAGTAGAGGAGCTAGGTTAGAGATCAATCGAAGTCAGCTTCTGCATCGTGAAGGTGAGAAAGGAATAACAAGTATCTTGAGAAATGCAGGCAAGTCTTCCACTGGAGAACAAGTTAGTGTTGAACCGGTTGAGGCATTGGCCCATGGAGGAGGCATCAAGACTAAGATGTTGTCCCAGTCTGGTTTCTCTCAGTTTTTTGTTAAGAAAACTTTGAAGGGAAAGGGAGTCACTTTCAGAGGACCGCCACTTAATAGATCTAAACCTACTAATCTGGATCAACAATCTGTAGCTAGCCCTTTGGTAACGTCGAAGAATACTCCAGCAAAGGTTTCGGGCAGCACTCCTTTGGCGGTGGAGGCTTTTGGTGTTTTCTCTTTGAAAGGCGGTAGTCCATCTTCTTGTACTAACCCTTCAGACAGTGGTTGTGGAGGTGAAGGTTTAAGTCTGAGAGATTGGTTAAAGGCAGAGCGTCAGGAAGTTAATAAAGCTGAAGGTTTGCGTATCTTTAGGCTGATCGTGGAGCATGTGGATGATTCTCATTCCCAAGGAGTTGTTTTATGTGACCTATGTCCATCTTTGTTTAAAATTCTCAAGGAAAACGAGGTCAAGTATGTTGGTTCAGGTTTTCAGCGGGAATCTTCTGGCAAAACTTTAAGTCAACTCGAGAAACCTCTGGTTAGAAGGAGGTTAGGGGATACAGGATTTGCTTCTAGTCCCGGCTTCCCTGCAAAGAAGCAGAAGGCAAGTGGACCCAGCTCTAGACAGTGGCCTATGTTTCAACGAGCCGGGAACGTCAACATCCAAACTGAAAATGATTTTGGCGCAACACAGGAGCTTCGTCTACGGTCGAGTCAACCTCAGTGTAGTCCATCTGCCCGTTCTTTTACGTCAATGAGTGAGCAGTTGGAGGTGAAATGGTATGCAAGTCCTGAGGAGCTCAGGGACGAGACTTGTTCAGTCTCTTCAAACATCTATAGTTTGGGTATCCTTCTTTTCGAG CTGCTCAGTCAATTTCAAAGTGAAAGAGCTCGTGAGGCTGCAATGTCTGATATCCGTCACCGGATTCTTCCTCCCAAGTTTCTGTCAGAGAATCCAAAGGAAGCTGGGTTCTGTCTCTGGTTACTTCATCCAGAGCCTTCATGCCGACCATCAACCAG GGATATCTTGCAGTCTGAAGTGGTTAATGGAATTCCAGATTTATATGCTGAAGGCTTGTCGTTAGCTATTGAACAAGAGGACACGGAGTCTGAACTGTTACAGCATTTCCTCGTTTTGTCGCAAGAGCAAAGGCAGAAGCATGCTGGAAATTTGATGGAAGAAATTGTGTCCTTGGAAGCAGATATTGAAGAAATTGTGAAGAGACGTTGTGCCATAAGTCCTGTGTCTGTGGGAGAAGCTTCTAGCTCATCGCTTGCTTCAAGTGTACCAGAAAAGAGACTGGTCACCAACATTAAACAACTTGAAAGCGCTTATTTCGGAGCAAGGATAGATGTACATCTCCCTGAAGCACGTTATAGGTTACGCCCGGATAGGGATCTGCTAAGAAATCGTGATGAGAGTGTTATATCAGAACATGAAAATAGTGAGACGTGGAGCTCAGATGATCGTGTTGGAGCGTTCTTTGATGGACTGTGCAAATATGCTCGATATAGCAAGTTTGAAACTCGAGGTGTTCTGAGGACCGGGGAGTTGAACAACACTTCAAATGTGATTTGTTCTCTGGGGTTTGATCGGGACGAAGATTATTTTGCTACGGCTGGTGTTTCAAAGAAAATCAAGATATTTGAGTTCAGTTCCCTATTCAACGAATCTGTGGACATCCATTATCCAGCCGTGGAAATGTCAAATAGATCAAAGCTTAGCGGCGTTTGCTGGAACAACTATATCAGGAACTACTTAGCATCCTCTGATTATGATGGTATCATCAAG TTATGGGATGTGACAACAGGACAGGCCATTTCACATTTCATAGAGCACGAGAAGCGGGCCTGGTCTGTTGATTTCTCTGAAGCGTGTCCGACAAAATTAGCCAGTGGAAGCGATGATTGTTCTGTGAAGCTGTGGAACATCAACGAG AGGAATTGCTTAGGAACGATCAGGAACATTGCAAACGTCTGTTGTGTGCAATTTTCTCCACAGTCGTCTCATCTGCTAGCCTTTGGATCATCAGATTTCAGAACATACTGCTACGATACACGGAACTTAAGAACTCCTTGGTGCATACTGTCAGGACACAACAAAGCAGTTAGCTACGCCAAATTCTTGGATAGTGAAACCCTTGTCACAGCGTCAACTGATAACACGTTAAAGCTTTGGGATCTTAAGAAAACTACTCACGGTGGCCTCTCCACAAATGCTTGCAGCTTAACTTTTGGTGGCCATACGAACGAGAAG AACTTTGTTGGGTTGTCTACTGCCGATGGATATATAGCTTGTGGCTCAGAGACAAATGAG GTTTATGCATATCACCGCTCTCTTCCAATGCCCATTACCGCATACAAGTTTGGTTCGATTGATCCTATAACAGGGAAGGAGATTGAGGAAGACAACAACCTATTTGTTTCAAGCGTTTGCTGGAGAAAAAGATCAAATATGGTTGTTTCAGCTAGCTCAAATGGGTCTATCAAAGTTCTACAGCTGGTTTGA